A stretch of Vigna angularis cultivar LongXiaoDou No.4 chromosome 4, ASM1680809v1, whole genome shotgun sequence DNA encodes these proteins:
- the LOC108331244 gene encoding uncharacterized protein At5g65660 translates to MEIEDASSGASIAFPLGLALLIAVLFFFCTFFCCCLHWEKLRPFFPFSSRNITTLPHHPLTPITPPPHKPGFPVLMMKQNSGESFPVLMPGDEVPKFIALACPCQPPTNERITIHVHKAEPNDFC, encoded by the exons atggagattGAGGACGCATCAAGTGGAGCATCCATTGCCTTCCCTCTTGGCTTAGCTCTTCTCATTGCCGTATTGTTCTTCTTTTGCACCTTCTTCTGCTGCTGCTTGCATTGGGAAAAGCTCAGACctttctttccattttcttcTCGGAATATCACCACTCTCCCTCATCACCCACTCACACCCATAACTCCCCCTCCTCACAAACCAGGCTTTCCCGTCTTG ATGATGAAACAGAACAGTGGTGAGAGCTTTCCGGTGCTGATGCCAGGAGATGAGGTTCCAAAGTTCATAGCTTTAGCATGCCCATGTCAGCCTCCGACAAATGAAAGGATCACAATCCATGTGCACAAGGCAGAACCAAATGATTTTTGTTGA